AAGTTTTCATTGAACTCTATCGAGATTTTATCAAGAAAGAGGGCCTCGATGGGAAGCATCTGAAAGCAATCAAAGGGGAGAGGTAGTACATATGAGTAACGCGATGAGGCCGATTATAGCTGATGAACTGATAGCACTATGCACAGATATGGTAAAAGAATCGAGCATCTCAGGTACTGAGAAAGGCGTAGTCGAAGTTGTCGGGCGATGGATGAAGCAGTTGGGATTTGATGAAGTGTCCACCGATAAGTATGGAAGTGTTATTGGAAAAATACAAGGAACAGGAGGAGGTCCAACTGTGGTACTCGACGGCCATGTCGATACTGTGGAGGTTGGAGATCCTTCTCTCTGGACCCACGATCCGTTTGGTGCTGAAATTGTCGATGGGAAGATGTACGGCCGGGGGACTTCAGATATGAAAGGAGCCCTCTCTGCTATGATCTATGCAGCATCCCGGTTCACCGAGAACAGACTATCCGGTGATATTTATGTGACCGGCACAGTCCATGAGGAGATGTTCGAAGGCATTGCACTCAATCATATCCTTGATCGGGTACCGGCTGATTATGTGGTCATAGGAGAAGCCTCGTCTCTGAATCTGAAGATTGGACAGAGGGGGAGAGCTGAGATAGTAGTAAAGACCCATGGCAAGAGCTGTCACTCAGCGAATCCACAGTTCGGGAAGAACGCGGTCTATCTGATGCAGAAAGCACTCTCAGATATTGCTGCTCTTAAGTTGCCTTCAGATAATCATCTAGGTTCAGGCATCATGGAGCTCACCGATATTATTTCAGAACCCTATCCCGGTGCATCAGTGGTCCCTTCTGCCTGCATGGTCACCTTCGATCGAAGACTCATCGAAGGTGAGACCGCAGAACAGGTGGTTGCCCAGATCAGAGGGGCGATTACCTCCCTGACAGATGATGAATGTGAAGTCTTTATATCAGAAGGGAACGCAATCTGTCATACCGGGGTGGAAATCTCTGCAAAACGATTCTTCCCGGCATGGTACTATACGGAACAGACTGACTTTATACAAAAGGTTCATCAGGGATTGCATGAGACTGGTATACCTGCTCAATTTCAGACCTATTCATTCTGTACGAATGGATCTGCTAGTGCAGGGCTACGAGGGATTCCCACGCTTGGGTTCGGGCCCTCAGCTGAGAATCAAGCACATGTATGTGATGAGTACATTGAGATTGCTCAACTCATCCAGGCTTCGAAGGGGTATTGTGCTATTGTCACATCGTTGATGAGATGATTGATACCAGATACTCATTTTCTACCGGCCGCCGTTAGGCGGTCGGTCGTCTGTTCCCATCTGTCGATAAGCTTCTAATGCGGAATAGGTGACTATTCACTTCTTATAGTGGAGCTAAGGTCGATCATAAAGCAATATCCGTATTTGCCAAAGTCAAGAGTATCAAGTATGATAGAGTGACGTAAAAATTGAAAATAAGTGGAATTACGGCATGAAAGATATTGGGATACACATAAAGAAAATTCGTCTACAGCAGAGAAGACTCCAGCAAGAGGTTGCAGATGCCTGCGGATTCACAAAGAGTCATCTGTCGAAGATCGAAAACGGGAAGGTCGTACCCTCTCTGGGAGCCCTCGATAAGATAGCCGAAGCGCTACATACAAAGATTAGTACGTTGCTTGAAGAGAACCTCTATGAAGAGGTCGTGGTCAATACCCGAAAGGAGACTGAACAGGGGTTGATGAAGACGGCTAAGGGGTACTCCATGTTCCCCTTTGCTTCAGATTACGGACAGAAGAAGATGCAACCCTTCTTCTTTAGAACAAAGAGGGATGATCATAAGCTTCATACGACAGCTCATGAAAGTGAGGAATTCTTCTACATCTTAAAAGGGGAAATTATTCTGAAAGTGGGGGCAAGAGAGTACCATCTGAAAGAGGGGGACGGGATTTACTTTAATGCCAGGATAGAACACCAGACTATCCCGCTAAGTGAAGATGTCGAGATTCTTGATATTATGGTATAAGGAATCCCTCTCGTCCTTATTATTCTGAAGAAGGATTCGGAGTAGGGCACTGGGAAGGCTATACGATCTACAGCACAAAAGTTCCTCAATATGTTTTTCACCATTTTTTGTATATTCATAGCCAATCCTGAAACTATCCTTGCTGAAACATGATGAGCTTTTTTTGAATAATATCTTCGGGCGTGAGCATATCATGTAAATATGGCAAGGATGATTTTGCAATGCCTTAATTACCTCTGGGTCTTTGAAATCATTTTGCTGTAATAGGTTGCGATACCTCGCTTTCATCCTAATAGTGTTTTCTATTGTATAATTAGCACGTTTCAAGGAATTCCCCCTTAGTTGGAAAACATATAATTAATAGTTATGTGTAATAACACATAAGTGTAAAAATAGGAGTAGAAGGAGTGCTTGAAATTAATCTAGAGATTCCCCTTTTTTAACTTTAGAGAGTGAAGAATCAATTTTTGTTTGGGATATGTATAAAACCTTATATCCCCAAAGGCCTTAAACAGTTAAAGGATGAAAACGCATTAAAGCTCTCTCTGCAAAGGACACTGTAATCCGCCAGCATCATAGGAATTTCTCAGTTTTAGCAAATTTATTTACGCTTCCATTTATTCCCAGGTTTCTGGGTAGGCGGGAGTCTGTCACCACGATCAATTTCAACTTCTCTAGGTTTCTGAATCTTTCCCCCTTGTGGACCAGTTTCTATATACTTTCCAGGTCTTTGGTTATCTTCACCAGGTTTGTGCAAATCGCCCATAATCAAATCTCCTTTAATAATTGCCTTATTTGATTTTATCCCATGATGTACTGAATCACAATTGTTCATGGGTCTGTTAAACTATGTTTAGTACACATTCAGCTATATTTTTCTAGACTTTGCCTAACATCACAGTTAACCTAAGCACATGAGCAAACGAAGAATCCTAATCCTGATCATACTGATTCTAGTCTCCTTCTCAATCTTTGCTGCGGTTGGGAGTGAGATTGTCATCTTGACCAAAAGTGGAAAGAAATATCACCTTGAAACTTGCCAAACTCTCAGGACATCCAGAATTCCAATTACCTTACAGGGAGCTGTTGAAAAAGGATATGAACCTTGCAAAGTATGTAGCCCACCTATCCTTGATATTCAGGCAAACACACAAAGCAATAATCCTTCACTATATCGAGTCAATGCTGTAGCACTCACAAGTTTCTATGATGCGGATATCTCCAAGATGCTTAGTGCAAAAGTGGATCGGGTTGTAGATGGTGATACTGTCAAAGTTGTAATTGATAATCCACCTATTGGGATTAATTCATCAGTAACAATTCGGCTGCTCGGGGTGGATACACCGGAGACCGTACATCCTTCAAAACCTGTTGAGTATTATGGTAAAGAGGCGAGTGATTTCTCTGCAGCCTCCATGGAAGGCCAGACCGTCTATCTTGCCTTTGATTGGGATCTGCGGGATTCCTATGATCGTTTGCTAGCCTACGTATATTACAAGAATGGGCTGTGCCATAATGCATTGCTCATCCAGAATGGGTATGGCTTTGCAAATCTTACATACCCTTTCCAGTTCATGGGCGAGTTCAGGGTGCTGCAAGATGAGGCCAAGGATAAAAAGATTGGTCTTTGGAAATAAAATAATTTTGGAGACTTGTAATGCGATCTTTAAGTTTCGACGAATTATTGCGTTCATTTAAACAAAACATGGATACTCCACATTCCCTGTTGTTAGGAGCCGGCGCCTCTGTGGAATCTGGAGTTCAATCCGCTGCTGATTGTATATGGGAGTGGAAGCGAGAAATATTTCTTTCGCAAAATTCTGCTTTTGTTGACTATTACAGTAATATCAAGATTGATAGTGTTCGAGACTCAATACAGCGCTGGATTGAGGGAAAGGGGGACTTTCCTCAAAATGGATCGGAGGAAGAATATTCCTTCTATGCAGAAAGGACTTTCCCAATAGCCGATGACAGAAGGAAATATTTTCAACATTTGGTATCAGGGATATCCCCAAGCATAGGGTATCATTTAATAGCCATGCTAGCTGAGAAAGGCTTGTTTAAAAGTGTTTGGACTACCAATTTTGATGGGTTAATGTTGAAATGCGCACATCAATATGATCTTAATCCTATAGAAATAACCACTGAAACTTCTGGTAGAATATTTCGTGGTGATGCGAATGGCGAAATCTTATGCATTGCTCTACATGGTGATTATAAATATGGACCATTAAAAAATACATCATCCGAGCTTGACGCTCAAGATAACATATTCATTCGTTCACTAAGCCATGAATTAGAGGGAAGAGATTTAGTCGTTATTGGATATAGTGGACGAGACAAATCACTTATGAAAGCCTTGAGTTCTGCATATAAAGCGAAAGGAAATGGCAAACTGTTTTGGTGTGGGTATGGGAATGATCCTCCGACTCCTGTGATGGAGTTGATTCAATACGTTAATGATAGCGGGCGTAATGCTTTTTATATTCCGACAGATGGTTTCGATAAAACCATGTATAGTCTGGCTCGCCATTGTATGAGTGAGGATCCAAATTTTATATCTAGAATTGATACCCTCAAAGATCATCTGGGATCCGCATTGACCGAAGCTCCGAGTAAGTTTGAAATGCCGGAAATGGCAATCAGAAAAATAATAAATACAAACGTCATACCAATAAGTTTTCCAAAGAATTGCTACCAATTTGAGGTAGTTCTCAATCAGGATGAAAAACCCTGGGATTATTGCAAGTATCTTGCTAAAAACAATGTCATGGCAGTCCCGATGAGTCGGTTTTTGTATGCATGGGGTGAAAAGGACAAAATATTATCGCTTTGTAAAGATAAGATACGTGGTGACCTCATGTTGACTCCATTCACACGTGAGAATGTATTGAGACATGGTGCATTCAATGAAATGCTTCTTAAAACAATTGTAGCTGTGATTGGTTCAATCAAATCATTGTCGTTTTCCAGGGATAAAGTTTGGGATAAATCTCAGAGATTTACTAAACGCGTTGGAATACGTAGCATTACTGCATATAAAGGTGTTCGTTTTGCGTTGTTTTTTGATACCAAATACACGTATATTGCAATTACACCGGCATTCACCTACGACGCAACCCTAAATCTGAATTACGAAGAGAAGAAGCAATTTGCCGATAGTTTTAACGCTGAAGTGAATTTTGGTAAACCAAATTTGAAAGTCCATGAATATATCCATGGTTGGGAACAACGACTAATTGGGCCAAAGGGTATCCAGGCTTCTTTTCCATGTAATACTGCATCCAACTTCATTTTTGCTATCAGGCCTAGTAGTGCTATTCTCGGAATTTCAAATGGGGTAGAAAATTCTATCAACTTACCCGGATTTATAAATGAAAAGCGAATCGTTTTTAGAGGATTGGAATGTCGAGATGCAGATTTGGTATTTTTTAATTCCAGGCAGAAACAAAGAGCGGAGGACTTCCATCCAATGCGTGGTTTAGTAAAAAATGCACCATTCGATTACTCTCTGCAAAATAATGTTTTCCGAACATCAATTTCATTAGGGGTAATTTGCCCCTCTGGACACGATTACAGCTTTAGTAAATTTCTAGATCAACTATATAGTATGCAAAAAGTTAAATATAACCTAGAATATGTAATCCCGTTTCCTGGGTTTTATGATGCTTTCAAAACTAATTTAAATATACCTAAGCCCGGCGATATCACCTGGTTAGGTGTGGAATTGAACCAGACTTATGATTCTAATAATGCCTCTCTACAGCTCGGCAAAGTTCTTTGTCAGAAGCTTGAAAAATTAAATGCAGCGTCCGTGGATGTTGTAATTATTTATATACCCAAAGAATATGAGCCAATCACTGGCTACGTAAATGAGCGCGAAAAATTTGATCTGCACGACTATGTTAAAGCATATGCAGCGCAAAGAAATATTACCACTCAATTCGTACGAGAGAAAACTACGATAAGTGATATGAATTGTCAGATCATGTGGGCATTGTCCCTAGCAA
The sequence above is drawn from the uncultured Sphaerochaeta sp. genome and encodes:
- a CDS encoding XRE family transcriptional regulator, yielding MKDIGIHIKKIRLQQRRLQQEVADACGFTKSHLSKIENGKVVPSLGALDKIAEALHTKISTLLEENLYEEVVVNTRKETEQGLMKTAKGYSMFPFASDYGQKKMQPFFFRTKRDDHKLHTTAHESEEFFYILKGEIILKVGAREYHLKEGDGIYFNARIEHQTIPLSEDVEILDIMV
- a CDS encoding thermonuclease family protein translates to MSKRRILILIILILVSFSIFAAVGSEIVILTKSGKKYHLETCQTLRTSRIPITLQGAVEKGYEPCKVCSPPILDIQANTQSNNPSLYRVNAVALTSFYDADISKMLSAKVDRVVDGDTVKVVIDNPPIGINSSVTIRLLGVDTPETVHPSKPVEYYGKEASDFSAASMEGQTVYLAFDWDLRDSYDRLLAYVYYKNGLCHNALLIQNGYGFANLTYPFQFMGEFRVLQDEAKDKKIGLWK
- a CDS encoding SIR2 family protein — translated: MDTPHSLLLGAGASVESGVQSAADCIWEWKREIFLSQNSAFVDYYSNIKIDSVRDSIQRWIEGKGDFPQNGSEEEYSFYAERTFPIADDRRKYFQHLVSGISPSIGYHLIAMLAEKGLFKSVWTTNFDGLMLKCAHQYDLNPIEITTETSGRIFRGDANGEILCIALHGDYKYGPLKNTSSELDAQDNIFIRSLSHELEGRDLVVIGYSGRDKSLMKALSSAYKAKGNGKLFWCGYGNDPPTPVMELIQYVNDSGRNAFYIPTDGFDKTMYSLARHCMSEDPNFISRIDTLKDHLGSALTEAPSKFEMPEMAIRKIINTNVIPISFPKNCYQFEVVLNQDEKPWDYCKYLAKNNVMAVPMSRFLYAWGEKDKILSLCKDKIRGDLMLTPFTRENVLRHGAFNEMLLKTIVAVIGSIKSLSFSRDKVWDKSQRFTKRVGIRSITAYKGVRFALFFDTKYTYIAITPAFTYDATLNLNYEEKKQFADSFNAEVNFGKPNLKVHEYIHGWEQRLIGPKGIQASFPCNTASNFIFAIRPSSAILGISNGVENSINLPGFINEKRIVFRGLECRDADLVFFNSRQKQRAEDFHPMRGLVKNAPFDYSLQNNVFRTSISLGVICPSGHDYSFSKFLDQLYSMQKVKYNLEYVIPFPGFYDAFKTNLNIPKPGDITWLGVELNQTYDSNNASLQLGKVLCQKLEKLNAASVDVVIIYIPKEYEPITGYVNEREKFDLHDYVKAYAAQRNITTQFVREKTTISDMNCQIMWALSLAIYVKSSRVPWVVSGIENDTAFAGIGYSVDQTEAGPNIVIGCSHIYSSDGQGLKYKLSKIDDCTFDHKKNPYLSEDEAYRLGLNIKELFYKSFTDLPKRVVIHKRTPFHSEEIKGLIMSLTSAGIKDIDLLEITIEQDFKCFELSRKMDAVDGFPVRRGLCFPLNDNTLYLYTHGIAPSVRNANFKYIQGGKSIPLPLKVVKHYGNGTMFQIATEILGLSKMNWNSFGLYSKLPCTIDTSNTIARIGKLLSQYEGAIYDYRYFM
- a CDS encoding YgeY family selenium metabolism-linked hydrolase, which codes for MSNAMRPIIADELIALCTDMVKESSISGTEKGVVEVVGRWMKQLGFDEVSTDKYGSVIGKIQGTGGGPTVVLDGHVDTVEVGDPSLWTHDPFGAEIVDGKMYGRGTSDMKGALSAMIYAASRFTENRLSGDIYVTGTVHEEMFEGIALNHILDRVPADYVVIGEASSLNLKIGQRGRAEIVVKTHGKSCHSANPQFGKNAVYLMQKALSDIAALKLPSDNHLGSGIMELTDIISEPYPGASVVPSACMVTFDRRLIEGETAEQVVAQIRGAITSLTDDECEVFISEGNAICHTGVEISAKRFFPAWYYTEQTDFIQKVHQGLHETGIPAQFQTYSFCTNGSASAGLRGIPTLGFGPSAENQAHVCDEYIEIAQLIQASKGYCAIVTSLMR
- a CDS encoding YjzC family protein, which codes for MGDLHKPGEDNQRPGKYIETGPQGGKIQKPREVEIDRGDRLPPTQKPGNKWKRK